A genomic segment from Legionella micdadei encodes:
- a CDS encoding LysR family transcriptional regulator codes for MMYNFRQINCFLKVAELESFSLAAALLHLSPTAVSKQIKHLEEIIGQQLFLRTTRTVRLTEFGHLFYERCKLVDEQITAVSQLIESNKGQPQGELKVLVSTITSKEWVLHHLQDFVTKYPLLQLELIFSEQDEALSRVDIDIMVGFPVIPPATESLKYRKMFSCNNILCASKEFIRDYGQPLTAEDLPHFKIISHSLRKPAHFLPLADGGRLRCAKPIIYMNDFDALNKACLAGIGLFLTGDSLVKEWLDNGHLIQILPEYRFRHYEIFMFYRAYDYELPKIRAFLDFFTERLPQQLG; via the coding sequence ATGATGTATAACTTTCGTCAAATTAATTGTTTTTTAAAAGTGGCTGAATTAGAGAGTTTTTCTCTGGCAGCAGCTCTTTTGCATTTAAGCCCTACAGCAGTGAGCAAACAGATTAAGCACCTTGAAGAAATCATAGGGCAACAGTTGTTTTTACGAACGACGCGAACCGTACGTTTAACCGAATTTGGCCATTTATTTTATGAGAGGTGTAAATTAGTCGATGAACAGATTACAGCAGTAAGCCAATTGATTGAATCGAACAAAGGGCAGCCACAGGGTGAATTAAAAGTTCTGGTATCAACCATTACTTCAAAGGAGTGGGTGCTTCATCATTTACAAGACTTCGTCACAAAATATCCACTGCTTCAGCTTGAGCTTATTTTTTCAGAGCAAGATGAAGCACTTTCTCGAGTAGATATTGATATTATGGTTGGTTTTCCTGTGATCCCGCCTGCCACTGAATCGCTTAAATATCGGAAAATGTTTAGTTGTAATAATATCCTTTGTGCATCTAAAGAGTTTATAAGGGACTATGGTCAGCCATTGACAGCAGAGGATTTACCTCATTTTAAGATAATTTCTCATAGCTTGCGCAAACCGGCCCATTTTTTGCCCCTGGCGGATGGGGGGCGCCTACGTTGTGCAAAACCAATCATTTATATGAACGATTTTGATGCACTGAATAAGGCTTGTTTAGCCGGTATTGGTTTATTTCTAACTGGAGATAGTTTAGTTAAAGAGTGGTTGGATAATGGGCATTTAATTCAGATATTACCCGAATATCGCTTTCGTCATTACGAAATTTTTATGTTCTACCGCGCCTATGACTACGAATTACCAAAAATAAGAGCTTTTCTTGATTTTTTTACTGAGCGTTTGCCGCAGCAACTAGGCTAG
- the folB gene encoding dihydroneopterin aldolase, which produces MDSLQIKALAVSTRIGVYNWEQKISQRLLLDITIPADFSACEDRLDTTIDYDKLCQQVTHFVESNAFQLIETVANQVAQLIKTEFHLQQVTVSVSKPCAIKNAADVRVTVTR; this is translated from the coding sequence GTGGATAGCCTACAAATCAAAGCCTTAGCGGTATCAACGCGCATTGGCGTTTATAACTGGGAACAAAAAATTTCTCAGCGGTTGCTGCTGGACATCACCATTCCTGCCGATTTTAGTGCTTGTGAAGACAGACTAGACACGACCATCGATTATGACAAGCTCTGCCAACAAGTAACTCATTTCGTCGAATCCAATGCCTTTCAACTCATTGAAACAGTAGCCAATCAAGTTGCCCAACTCATCAAAACCGAATTTCATTTGCAACAAGTCACCGTCTCTGTAAGTAAACCCTGCGCCATTAAGAATGCAGCGGATGTGCGGGTTACTGTCACCCGCTAA
- the argS gene encoding arginine--tRNA ligase encodes MKQTVEQLLEQALDALKKSSTIPQDLDVEIKVERAKDKSHGDFATNLALLLAKPCRQAPRQIAELITKHLPASQAVERIEIAGPGFINFFMRDEARSQVIAEVLKHGEHFGRSNLGQGQKVILEYVSANPTGPLHVGHGRGAAFGATLANVLAAAGFDVTSEYYVNDAGRQMNILAVSVWLRYLTLAGEEIIFPANGYRGDYVLDIAQLILEQYQREYVHPWVEVQQGLPPDEPQGGDKELYIDAMIARARTLIGEANFKLFHRHALEFVLDDIKEDLAEFGVHYDYWFSEQSLLDGGAIDKGIQALKEANHTYEKDGALWFRATDFGDEKDRVLMRANGHTTYFASDVAYHWNKYDRGFARVVDIFGADHHGYVTRVRAAVRALGHDDSALDVVLVQFAILYRGGERVQMSTRSGSFVTLRELREEVGNDAARFFYIMRKPEQHMDFDLDLAKSESSDNPVYYIQYAHARISSVLRQLHERGLSWDEAKGLENIDLLAEPQEVALISLISRYPEVIEASAKACEPHQLAYYLRELATGLHSYYNAVQLLCEQELLRSARLCLLKAVRQVLRNGLQLIGVSTPESM; translated from the coding sequence ATGAAACAAACTGTCGAACAATTACTCGAACAGGCTCTCGATGCTCTCAAGAAGTCTTCCACTATTCCACAAGATCTTGACGTTGAAATCAAGGTAGAACGTGCTAAAGATAAAAGCCATGGCGATTTCGCTACGAATTTGGCCTTGCTGTTAGCTAAACCGTGTCGCCAAGCGCCAAGGCAAATTGCTGAATTAATCACGAAGCATTTACCAGCAAGCCAAGCAGTTGAGCGCATAGAAATAGCGGGTCCCGGCTTTATTAATTTTTTCATGCGCGATGAAGCTCGCTCACAAGTGATTGCTGAAGTATTAAAGCACGGTGAACACTTTGGCCGTAGTAATTTAGGCCAAGGACAGAAAGTGATTTTAGAGTATGTTTCTGCAAACCCAACTGGCCCTTTGCATGTGGGGCATGGCCGAGGGGCTGCTTTTGGCGCTACTCTAGCGAATGTTTTAGCGGCTGCTGGGTTTGATGTAACTAGCGAGTACTATGTCAATGATGCTGGGCGACAAATGAATATACTCGCGGTAAGCGTCTGGCTGCGCTACTTAACCCTAGCTGGTGAGGAAATCATTTTTCCTGCTAATGGGTATCGTGGGGATTATGTTTTAGATATTGCCCAACTTATTCTTGAACAATATCAACGGGAATATGTCCATCCTTGGGTTGAGGTACAACAAGGATTACCACCGGACGAACCGCAAGGTGGCGATAAAGAACTTTACATTGACGCAATGATTGCACGTGCTAGAACGCTTATCGGTGAAGCGAATTTTAAACTGTTTCACAGGCATGCCCTTGAATTTGTATTAGACGATATCAAAGAAGATTTAGCCGAATTTGGTGTCCATTATGATTATTGGTTCTCAGAACAATCCTTGTTGGATGGGGGCGCGATAGATAAAGGGATCCAAGCGTTGAAAGAAGCCAATCATACCTATGAGAAAGACGGGGCATTATGGTTTCGTGCGACGGATTTTGGCGATGAAAAAGATCGTGTGCTGATGAGGGCAAATGGCCATACGACGTATTTTGCTTCTGATGTCGCTTATCATTGGAATAAATATGATCGTGGTTTTGCCCGTGTGGTGGATATTTTTGGTGCTGATCATCATGGTTATGTCACCCGCGTCAGGGCAGCGGTCAGAGCATTAGGCCACGATGATAGCGCTTTAGATGTGGTCTTGGTTCAATTTGCTATTCTTTACCGGGGCGGGGAGCGAGTGCAGATGTCAACGCGAAGCGGTTCCTTTGTCACCCTTCGTGAATTACGTGAAGAGGTAGGTAATGATGCGGCACGCTTCTTCTACATCATGCGTAAACCTGAGCAGCATATGGATTTTGATCTGGATTTGGCAAAATCTGAGTCGAGTGATAATCCTGTTTATTATATCCAATATGCCCATGCTCGAATTAGCTCCGTTTTACGCCAATTGCATGAGCGCGGCTTAAGTTGGGATGAAGCTAAAGGCCTTGAAAACATTGATTTACTGGCTGAGCCGCAAGAAGTGGCTTTAATTTCACTAATTAGCCGTTACCCCGAAGTGATTGAAGCTTCGGCAAAGGCGTGTGAGCCCCATCAACTTGCCTATTATTTGCGAGAATTAGCTACTGGCTTGCACAGTTATTACAATGCAGTACAATTGCTGTGCGAGCAAGAGTTGTTAAGGTCAGCCCGGTTATGTTTATTAAAGGCTGTTCGCCAAGTGCTAAGAAATGGTTTACAACTAATTGGAGTATCGACTCCTGAGAGCATGTGA
- the hemE gene encoding uroporphyrinogen decarboxylase, with product MKDLGESLFIRALHRKSVPRTPVWFMRQAGRYLPEYRKVRAQAGDFLTLCKTPELACEVTLQPLRRFPLDAAILFSDILTIPDAMGLGLYFAEGEGPCFEHPVRDLKTIDTLPVPTDELSYVMDAVSLIRQEMPQDLPLIGFSGSPWTLACYMVEGGSSREFKKVKQLLYGEPQAMHLLLDKLVEAVSIYLEEQVKAGVNALMLFDTWGGTLTTQCYQDFSLSAMKKIVDRLKRKYPLVPIILFTKGGGQWLQQMAASGCDALGLDWTTDLSFARQQVGKTVALQGNLDPSVLLANTECIRHQVKEVLASFGHGSGHVFNLGHGITPEVPPEHVAVMIEAVHEFSPSYHGEDDDNQQQF from the coding sequence ATGAAAGACCTGGGTGAATCTTTGTTTATTCGCGCACTACATCGTAAATCAGTGCCTCGGACGCCGGTTTGGTTTATGCGCCAAGCGGGGCGTTATTTACCAGAGTATCGCAAGGTGCGTGCCCAGGCAGGCGATTTCTTAACGCTGTGCAAAACGCCAGAATTAGCGTGCGAAGTGACCTTACAGCCGTTAAGACGTTTTCCTTTGGATGCGGCAATTTTGTTTTCCGATATTTTAACCATTCCTGATGCGATGGGGTTAGGTCTGTACTTTGCCGAAGGGGAAGGTCCTTGCTTTGAACACCCGGTACGCGACCTGAAGACAATAGATACGTTGCCGGTTCCGACCGATGAATTAAGTTATGTCATGGATGCCGTAAGCCTCATTCGCCAGGAAATGCCTCAGGATTTGCCTCTGATCGGTTTTTCAGGGAGTCCTTGGACTCTCGCTTGTTACATGGTGGAAGGAGGCTCCAGTCGTGAGTTTAAGAAAGTTAAGCAGCTCCTTTATGGCGAGCCTCAAGCCATGCATCTCCTTCTCGACAAACTAGTTGAAGCTGTCAGTATTTATCTTGAGGAACAAGTGAAAGCAGGTGTGAATGCACTCATGCTTTTCGACACGTGGGGTGGTACTTTGACAACCCAGTGTTATCAAGATTTTTCACTTAGTGCCATGAAAAAAATCGTTGACCGCTTAAAGCGTAAGTACCCTTTGGTACCCATCATCCTGTTTACGAAGGGAGGTGGACAATGGCTTCAGCAAATGGCGGCTAGCGGTTGTGATGCATTGGGTTTGGATTGGACAACTGATCTTAGTTTTGCTCGCCAACAAGTTGGGAAGACAGTCGCATTACAAGGAAACCTTGATCCTTCCGTATTACTCGCCAATACTGAATGTATAAGACACCAAGTAAAAGAAGTTTTGGCGTCTTTTGGCCATGGTTCAGGTCATGTCTTTAATCTTGGACATGGTATAACACCGGAGGTACCGCCTGAGCATGTTGCTGTGATGATTGAGGCGGTGCATGAGTTTAGCCCTAGTTATCATGGTGAAGATGATGATAATCAACAGCAATTTTAA
- a CDS encoding HAD-IC family P-type ATPase, translating to MAKKIILQKKILIQGIMCHAGCGNTVHYILTDVFEDFKKQARLPKDAELHIYPQPDELGIHSLEIKIKGEEEFLLQENLETTFLDELDTRLKEAEGPQIITDLRESQSESSGKTNWINILVNFLSMGAIIALWLAFPPSLPLTIALTTLSFLTTAFTAREYLINFFRNLRNKNFANMTTTISFGWFLSLAHTLYHAIHMPLISSFPMAFMGLIMPIMLITIINGMDEIKRIVLNKSKKMRLKGMESLFPQMENEYDCYQLSASEQESLAKLMGSAHDPEQFLEATQGLFTSEKLAQENTDELKEGMCIVVKRGECFPVDCVLIRGDTIIDASILSGESQLDKTVLNSIPAGAINLGRTVTVYAKKDAYGSTINKILFRANRARENTPPETTSKFTYLYTGLIFAGIIASVAAPLALGILTVPLLLQNVMGILFAVCPCTIAIAHQLPNLLSIFHRGNKGIHLRDETVCGRTDGIHTLVFDKTGTLTTGNSTVAHFEGISEALWERIYLLEKKHGGGHPIAKAITHYWKNKPTSLFAEVKDEVLDAKNRGLSANVQGVKIHIGNADYFRQADIAIPKIEIPPGVTPIYIGENNVYQGVIFIRHEPRKGIEKILKRLKEQKVNLIMLTGDSESSARGFNHQIGSLFDEENIHAAQTPQDKENFLSQFMAKTDNPRGVWFVGDGLNDAPCARIVSDKGGVSCAITPNDKAAFFTDISLNGSLKYLFQHNKLNLFLKKNILQNQWLLAYSSVAFLAFIISFSIAGIAVTPLIPLTIMLSTTFLALFNSYRVRLSIDSALDKNTSWPKRLLASDLSIGLIVGATSLLIGAVLIATIATGGLALPVVFTAGAALAVSSTCVLAGATLFGLFSLLVASHLFVNNCMDNSADGEAVNPTVYSEKKSRLQSPVEHDSSFSFGLTQHLRNRSPELPNEHDTLLTSSTSQSLQW from the coding sequence ATGGCAAAAAAAATAATTCTGCAAAAGAAAATCTTAATTCAGGGGATCATGTGTCATGCAGGATGCGGGAATACCGTTCACTATATTCTTACTGACGTGTTTGAGGATTTTAAGAAACAAGCCCGCCTTCCTAAAGATGCAGAACTCCATATTTACCCACAACCTGACGAATTAGGCATTCATAGTTTAGAAATAAAGATTAAAGGCGAAGAGGAATTTTTGCTTCAGGAAAACCTAGAAACTACTTTCTTAGATGAACTCGATACCCGCTTAAAGGAGGCTGAAGGTCCACAAATCATCACCGATCTCAGAGAGTCGCAATCTGAAAGTTCAGGAAAAACTAATTGGATTAACATTCTTGTCAATTTTTTATCGATGGGTGCGATCATCGCTTTATGGCTTGCTTTTCCTCCCTCATTACCTTTAACGATCGCCTTGACTACGCTCTCCTTTTTAACCACTGCCTTTACAGCAAGAGAATACTTAATCAATTTTTTTCGCAACTTGCGCAACAAAAATTTTGCAAATATGACCACCACAATTAGTTTTGGCTGGTTTTTATCTTTAGCACATACCCTTTATCACGCCATCCATATGCCATTGATAAGTAGTTTTCCCATGGCATTTATGGGATTAATTATGCCTATCATGCTGATAACCATAATTAATGGCATGGATGAAATTAAACGTATTGTTCTGAATAAATCAAAGAAAATGCGTCTTAAAGGAATGGAAAGCTTATTTCCACAAATGGAAAACGAGTACGATTGTTATCAATTATCTGCCTCTGAGCAGGAAAGTTTGGCGAAATTAATGGGATCTGCTCATGATCCTGAGCAATTCCTAGAAGCCACCCAAGGCTTATTTACCAGCGAAAAATTAGCCCAAGAAAATACCGATGAACTTAAGGAGGGGATGTGTATCGTCGTCAAACGAGGCGAATGTTTCCCAGTTGACTGCGTCCTCATAAGGGGTGACACGATTATCGATGCATCCATTTTGTCGGGAGAATCGCAACTTGATAAAACGGTTTTGAATTCTATTCCCGCAGGCGCAATCAATTTAGGCCGAACCGTTACGGTCTATGCTAAAAAAGATGCTTACGGCAGCACAATCAATAAGATATTATTCCGTGCTAATCGGGCTCGGGAAAATACCCCTCCCGAAACAACCTCTAAGTTTACTTATCTTTATACCGGATTGATTTTTGCGGGGATTATCGCTTCCGTCGCTGCACCTTTAGCCTTAGGTATACTCACCGTCCCTTTACTCCTACAAAATGTGATGGGTATCTTGTTTGCCGTTTGTCCTTGCACTATCGCTATCGCGCACCAACTTCCTAACTTGCTTAGTATTTTCCATCGAGGTAATAAAGGGATCCACTTGCGTGATGAAACGGTATGTGGCCGTACCGATGGAATACATACGCTTGTCTTTGATAAAACAGGGACATTAACTACTGGTAACAGTACAGTTGCTCATTTTGAAGGTATTTCCGAAGCGTTATGGGAGCGTATTTATTTATTGGAAAAGAAGCATGGAGGGGGACATCCCATCGCTAAAGCCATTACCCATTACTGGAAAAATAAACCTACCTCGCTTTTTGCAGAAGTGAAAGATGAAGTTCTGGACGCTAAAAACCGCGGGTTATCAGCCAACGTACAAGGGGTAAAAATTCACATTGGCAATGCTGACTATTTTAGACAGGCAGACATAGCCATCCCCAAAATCGAAATTCCACCCGGCGTTACACCCATCTATATCGGCGAAAATAATGTTTATCAGGGTGTCATTTTTATTCGCCATGAACCAAGAAAAGGTATAGAAAAAATACTTAAACGCTTAAAAGAACAAAAGGTAAACCTCATTATGCTAACTGGAGATAGTGAATCATCAGCACGCGGTTTTAATCACCAGATAGGCTCTTTGTTTGATGAGGAAAATATTCACGCTGCACAAACACCTCAAGATAAAGAAAATTTTCTTTCACAATTCATGGCCAAAACTGACAACCCTAGAGGCGTTTGGTTTGTAGGGGATGGCTTAAATGACGCGCCTTGCGCTCGGATTGTCTCTGACAAAGGTGGTGTCAGTTGTGCGATAACACCCAATGACAAAGCTGCTTTTTTTACTGATATTAGTTTAAATGGCTCATTAAAATATCTGTTTCAACATAACAAGCTTAATCTTTTTTTGAAAAAAAATATTCTACAAAACCAATGGTTATTGGCTTACAGCTCAGTGGCTTTTTTAGCGTTCATTATTAGTTTTTCAATCGCTGGGATTGCTGTGACTCCACTTATTCCTTTAACCATCATGTTATCAACCACTTTTCTCGCTTTATTCAATTCTTACCGAGTTCGATTGTCTATTGATAGTGCCTTAGATAAAAATACTTCCTGGCCAAAACGACTTTTAGCTTCCGATCTGTCTATAGGTTTAATCGTTGGCGCAACCAGTTTACTCATCGGTGCGGTACTTATTGCCACAATAGCAACTGGCGGATTAGCCCTCCCCGTTGTATTCACTGCAGGAGCCGCTTTGGCTGTGAGTAGCACTTGTGTGTTAGCAGGTGCAACCTTATTTGGGCTGTTTAGTTTATTGGTTGCTTCTCATTTATTTGTGAATAATTGTATGGACAATTCGGCGGATGGGGAAGCCGTTAATCCGACCGTTTATTCAGAGAAAAAGAGTAGGTTGCAATCCCCGGTTGAGCATGACTCCAGCTTTTCTTTCGGACTTACCCAACACCTTCGCAATCGATCACCGGAATTACCAAATGAGCATGACACGCTGTTGACATCATCTACATCCCAGTCCCTTCAATGGTGA
- a CDS encoding SPOR domain-containing protein, with protein sequence MARDYGKRRPVRQKSSAPKQLFWMLASFLSGYLAATVFDFTSLSNWVRTNILAHTNEKPEIQVATKEPEIPKPKFEFYTLLAKGNNTSTPASKPPLPAQQPKPISQTATTIGNAPIAPTGQTATPTKQPGTVKVAVVESKPVTPVSASKEAYQIQIASFKNRKDAEHMKAALTLKGFDVSVVPVSQPQGNWFRVIVGPFGSRMAAEKAQLVLAQSERIKGMIRKMDA encoded by the coding sequence ATGGCAAGGGATTACGGAAAAAGAAGGCCAGTAAGACAAAAAAGTAGTGCGCCAAAACAATTGTTCTGGATGCTAGCTTCTTTTCTGAGCGGCTATCTGGCTGCAACTGTATTTGATTTTACCAGCTTAAGCAACTGGGTAAGGACAAATATCCTGGCTCATACGAATGAAAAACCTGAGATTCAGGTCGCAACTAAAGAGCCAGAAATACCAAAACCGAAATTTGAGTTTTATACCCTCTTAGCCAAGGGGAATAATACTTCTACTCCTGCATCTAAACCCCCTCTACCTGCTCAGCAGCCAAAACCAATTAGCCAAACAGCAACAACAATAGGTAACGCACCAATTGCGCCAACCGGACAAACAGCAACGCCTACTAAACAACCAGGTACGGTAAAAGTAGCTGTGGTAGAAAGTAAGCCGGTTACTCCTGTAAGCGCAAGCAAAGAAGCCTATCAAATACAAATCGCCTCCTTTAAAAACCGAAAGGATGCTGAGCACATGAAAGCTGCACTGACTTTAAAAGGTTTTGATGTAAGTGTTGTACCTGTCTCACAACCGCAAGGTAATTGGTTCAGAGTTATTGTTGGCCCCTTTGGTTCGCGTATGGCTGCTGAAAAAGCACAGCTAGTCTTGGCACAAAGTGAACGGATTAAGGGAATGATTCGTAAGATGGACGCTTAA
- a CDS encoding SDR family oxidoreductase produces MKTILITGSNRGLGLEFTKQLTTQGENVIATCRQPQRAEILQELAKKNENLSIITLDVSDDQSIARVINMLGDTPIDWLINNAGITGEQGVTIGNITRDNFLNVMNVNCLGAVKVSEALLPNLQKGEDKLIICMSSRLGTISDNQWGRAYAYRASKAALNCVMRSFAVDVANLGVKVLLLHPGWVKTELGGPLAEIDAPTSVASMLKVIEASKADAHAEVLHTYDGKTVDW; encoded by the coding sequence GTGAAAACGATATTAATTACCGGTTCAAACCGAGGGTTAGGACTAGAATTCACTAAGCAATTAACTACCCAAGGAGAAAATGTTATTGCCACCTGCCGTCAACCACAGAGGGCAGAGATACTTCAGGAGCTAGCTAAAAAGAATGAAAATCTTTCCATCATTACCCTAGATGTTAGCGATGATCAGAGCATTGCCAGAGTGATTAATATGCTTGGCGATACCCCTATTGATTGGCTTATCAATAATGCCGGCATTACAGGAGAGCAAGGGGTTACTATTGGTAATATTACCCGAGATAATTTTCTCAATGTAATGAATGTGAATTGTTTAGGTGCCGTAAAAGTTAGTGAAGCATTATTGCCCAATCTCCAAAAAGGGGAAGATAAGTTAATTATTTGCATGAGCTCCCGTTTAGGGACGATCTCAGATAATCAGTGGGGGCGTGCTTACGCTTATCGCGCTAGTAAAGCGGCTTTGAATTGTGTCATGCGCTCATTTGCTGTGGATGTTGCTAATTTAGGAGTAAAGGTTCTATTGCTTCATCCTGGTTGGGTAAAAACTGAATTGGGAGGACCACTCGCTGAGATTGATGCACCCACCAGCGTCGCTTCCATGTTAAAAGTCATTGAAGCGAGTAAAGCAGACGCTCACGCTGAAGTTTTACACACCTATGACGGTAAAACAGTCGATTGGTAA
- a CDS encoding VOC family protein, whose amino-acid sequence MTIKTINYQFHHIGIPTEIPQPGERYSSTFKMYTSGGENSEYRVQYHRFEPDCPLHPLIKTKTHVAFKVDSIAAAIAGKEVILEPYEPFPGFKVAMIAEYGTPIELIETTLSEEDIWYADHKNSVIYPEIE is encoded by the coding sequence ATGACTATCAAAACGATAAATTATCAGTTTCATCATATTGGTATCCCTACTGAAATACCCCAACCAGGCGAACGTTACAGTTCAACTTTTAAAATGTATACCAGCGGGGGAGAAAACAGTGAGTACCGCGTTCAATATCATCGCTTTGAACCTGATTGCCCATTACATCCTTTGATTAAGACCAAAACACATGTCGCTTTCAAAGTGGATAGTATTGCTGCGGCTATTGCTGGAAAAGAAGTCATCTTAGAACCTTACGAACCTTTCCCTGGCTTCAAAGTGGCAATGATTGCTGAATATGGGACACCAATTGAACTTATCGAGACTACGTTAAGTGAAGAAGATATCTGGTACGCCGATCATAAAAATTCAGTCATTTATCCTGAAATCGAATAA
- a CDS encoding hydrolase: MIINSNFKPAWWLTSSHGQTVYPTLARNISAPVDSMERLELPDGDFIDLAWAINGLDSQAPLVILLHGLGGSVESSYAAGFMHAFNRYGWRAVLMHFRGASPEPNRLPRAYHSGDTGDVDYFLKLLAQREPKTKKAVVGVSLGGNVLLKWLGEQEKQTLVDTAVAVSVPFELRLVADRIGRGFSRIYQAYLLRRMKKVFERKKAVFNGDVPQAFKDMDKWQCFWTFDEYVTAPLNGFPHVHDYYREASSRPYIAKITTPTLIIHALDDPFMTPEVVPSEEELSKEVTLELSAKGGHVGFITGNLPGKPVYWLEQRIPEHLSQVFK; encoded by the coding sequence ATGATAATCAACAGCAATTTTAAACCTGCTTGGTGGTTAACAAGTTCTCACGGTCAAACGGTTTACCCGACTTTAGCTCGCAACATTAGTGCCCCTGTGGATTCAATGGAGCGGCTTGAGTTGCCTGATGGCGATTTCATTGATTTGGCTTGGGCGATCAATGGACTGGATAGTCAGGCACCTCTAGTTATTTTATTGCACGGCCTAGGGGGTTCAGTTGAATCGAGCTATGCTGCCGGTTTCATGCATGCGTTTAATCGTTATGGTTGGCGAGCAGTACTTATGCATTTTAGAGGAGCTAGCCCGGAACCTAATCGCTTACCGCGAGCCTATCATTCCGGTGATACAGGGGATGTCGATTATTTTCTTAAATTACTTGCCCAACGCGAACCCAAGACTAAGAAAGCAGTAGTGGGGGTTTCGCTAGGCGGCAATGTTTTATTGAAATGGTTGGGCGAGCAAGAAAAACAAACGTTAGTGGATACCGCTGTGGCTGTGTCGGTTCCTTTTGAATTGCGTTTAGTTGCCGATCGGATTGGTCGCGGATTCTCTCGCATATATCAAGCGTATTTATTACGTCGTATGAAAAAGGTATTCGAACGCAAGAAAGCTGTGTTCAATGGTGACGTACCCCAAGCGTTTAAAGACATGGATAAATGGCAATGCTTTTGGACCTTTGATGAATACGTGACGGCACCCTTAAATGGGTTTCCTCACGTCCATGATTATTACCGGGAAGCTAGTTCAAGGCCGTATATCGCTAAAATTACAACCCCCACGTTAATTATCCACGCATTGGACGATCCGTTTATGACACCTGAAGTAGTACCTTCAGAGGAAGAATTATCCAAAGAAGTGACTTTAGAGCTGAGCGCAAAAGGTGGCCATGTCGGTTTTATCACGGGCAATCTACCAGGTAAGCCTGTTTATTGGTTAGAGCAAAGAATCCCTGAGCATCTTAGTCAGGTCTTTAAGTAG
- a CDS encoding DSD1 family PLP-dependent enzyme has product MTKQFVGLPKAELDTPCLVIEREKLFFNLKKMQQHAIKNKVNIRPHCKTHKCSQLAKLQIEHGAIGLSVAKVSEAEILINKGLRGILITSPIVSKYKITRLLNCLKKAPDTMVVLDNQQNLAELNEAGALIQQKINVLVDVDPGIGRTGIKPHLALDLGRQIARSQWLNLKGIQCYAGNLQHIFSYEERKERSLQIMQLASEIVIDFRNDRLPCDILTGSGTGTYDIDIAASEITEIQPGSYTVMDVEYATIGSKAHPERFDNFQHAMSLLTTVISSNRNEHVTVDAGTKAIYVDLHIKPKIISHPHLIYDWGGFGDEHGKIMTTDNGPLPTNKDVLELIVPHCDPTINLYDKFYVVSKGIVVDVWDIDLRGACQ; this is encoded by the coding sequence ATGACAAAACAATTCGTTGGGCTACCAAAAGCAGAATTGGATACCCCCTGCTTAGTTATTGAGCGCGAAAAGCTCTTCTTTAACTTAAAAAAAATGCAACAACATGCGATTAAAAACAAGGTTAATATAAGACCTCACTGCAAAACACACAAATGCAGTCAGTTAGCTAAGTTACAGATTGAACATGGGGCAATTGGCCTTAGTGTGGCAAAAGTTTCGGAAGCTGAAATACTGATTAACAAAGGGCTTAGAGGCATTTTAATTACCTCGCCTATTGTAAGCAAATACAAGATCACTCGATTGCTGAACTGCTTGAAAAAAGCGCCTGACACCATGGTGGTTTTGGATAACCAGCAAAATTTAGCTGAGTTGAATGAAGCCGGAGCCTTAATTCAGCAAAAAATTAATGTGTTGGTCGATGTTGATCCAGGAATCGGTAGAACAGGAATAAAGCCGCATCTTGCCTTAGATTTAGGGCGTCAAATTGCGCGCTCTCAATGGCTAAATCTCAAAGGCATCCAATGTTATGCTGGTAATTTACAGCATATTTTTTCTTATGAAGAGCGTAAAGAGCGATCTTTACAAATCATGCAGCTCGCCAGTGAGATCGTAATCGATTTTCGCAATGACAGGCTTCCCTGTGATATTCTCACAGGCTCCGGGACTGGGACTTATGATATTGATATCGCTGCATCCGAAATTACCGAGATTCAACCTGGCTCTTATACTGTGATGGATGTTGAATATGCAACGATTGGCTCAAAAGCACACCCAGAGCGCTTCGACAATTTCCAACATGCGATGTCTTTACTCACGACAGTAATTTCCAGTAACCGCAACGAACACGTGACTGTTGATGCAGGAACTAAAGCAATTTATGTTGATCTGCATATAAAGCCGAAAATTATCAGCCACCCTCACCTTATCTATGACTGGGGTGGTTTCGGGGACGAACATGGAAAAATCATGACAACAGATAACGGACCATTGCCCACCAATAAAGACGTGCTCGAGTTGATCGTCCCTCATTGTGATCCAACGATTAATTTATACGATAAATTTTATGTCGTCAGTAAAGGTATCGTTGTGGATGTTTGGGATATCGACTTAAGAGGCGCATGTCAATAA